The nucleotide sequence TTTTCGAATTCAGCAAACATTACCTGCCTGAACACAGTAGTTCTGATCTGTTCAAGTTCTTGATTTATAAGATAAAGTTTTTTATTCTTATCATTTTCATTATTAATTAAATATCTCATTAAAAGACTTTCATTAGTAGTTGAAGCAACTTCAGCACAAAAAAGAGAGTAGTTCGAATATATATAAGGCTGATTCTTTCTTGAATAATAAGAGTGTATAGAGTGTCCCATTTCATGTGCCAATGTTGATACATCTGTAAGACTGTAATTATAATTTAAAAGCACATAAGGCATGGTATCATAATCACCTGTGGAATAGGCTCCTCCTATTTTATTCTTATTCGGATATATATCAATCCATCCTTCATTTATTCCTTCACTGAATATATCTATATATTCTTTTCCAAGAGGAGTAAGAGCCCTTTTCACTATTTTCACCGCATCATTAAATTCTATATGATCTTTTGCGATATCTATTATAGATACATATAAATCATACATATGCATTTCTCTAAGCCCCAGAAGTTTCTTTTTAATCCGTATATATCTATGCAGTGATTTTAAATTATTATTTACAGCATCAACCGTATTATTATAAACATCAATAGGTATATCATTTGGTTTTAAAGAACATTCCATAGAATTTTCATACTTTCTCGTCTTTGACATAAAAACAAAGTTCTTTATATTTGAAGTAAGTGATGCCGACAAAGTATTTTTATACTTCTTATAGGTATTAAATAAAGCCTTGAATGCTTCTTCTCGTACTCTTCTATCTTTTGATTTTATAAACTCCAAATAATTTACATCTGTAAGTTCAACGTCTTTACCATTTTCATCTTTTATGTTTGGGAAAGTCATATCAGCATTTAATAACATGTTATAAATTTTTTCAGGAGCATTCAAGCAGTCCGACACAGAAGCTATAAGTTTTTCCTGCTCTGCACTTAAAGTGTGAGGCTTCCTTTTTAATATTTTGTAGAGTAAAAATTTATACACATTTAATTCTTTAACATCCTCTATAAATTTTTTTATACTTCCATCTTTTAAACTTAATATTTCAGGGATAAAAAATGCTTCTATGCTTTCTACCTCAGCACTATATTCATATATCCTATCTTTTAAAACCTGGAAATCAGGATTGGCAGTATCTTCATCATTTTTCATATGTGCAAAAATCATTAACTTACCTAACAATCTTGAAACTTCTTCTTGTTTTTGCAAACACTCTAAAAGTACTTTTCCATCCGACAATTTACCAGTATACTCACTTAATTTTGGTGCCTCAATCTTCAGTTTTTCAAAATCCTCTTTCCACGCCTCAACATCTTTATAAATCTTTTCAATATTCCATTTATATTCTTTAGGTATCTCTTCTCTTCTTTTTATCTGTCCCATAAAAAATTTTACCTCTTTTCTACGTTTTTAAGAATCTAAGATTAATTTTCCCATAATCGACCTTAATTATAAAGTCTTTTATTATATACTTCTATCTAAAATTTATAGTTTTCTTAACCTTCTTACAATATCCTCGTATTCTTTCTCGAGTTCATCTTTATTACAATTTTTAAGTGACATTTGAGTAACTATATAGGTAAGCTTCATCTGTAAAATTGATTTTTCTATACCAGTATCCTTTTGCTTTTGTGGCACTTTTTTTATTTCTTCAAATTCCTTTAAATTTCCCTCAAATTCTGTTATTTTTTTATTCTGAATTATCAGCAGTCTATCAGCTGTAGCATTTATAAATGCTTTATCATGTGAAACATAAATTACTGTTCCTTTGTAATCTTTCAAAAAATTTTCGAATACTTCAATGGATTTTACATCGAGATAATTTGTAGGTTCATCAAATAAAAGTACATTTGCATCTGATACAAAAAGCTTGGCAAAAGAAACCCTTACTCTCTCTCCACCACTCAATGTGCTTACCTTATTATAAATTTTATCACCACAAATTAATAGTTTAGCTAAAGTTCTTCTAACTTCACTTTCATCTTGAACACTATTTTTCATAACATTTTGAAATACCGTTTTATCAAAATTTAGGATACTTAAATCCTGATGAAAATATCCAATAGTAGCCTTTGGTACAATATGAATATGTTTATCTTTTTTGTCTATTAAATTTAGAAGTGTAGTTTTTCCAGATCCGTTACACCCTACAATTGCTGTTTTTAGTCCATTACATATTTTGAATTTAGCATTACAAAATATCTGTTTATTACCATATTCAAAAGATAGATCAGAGCCGGACATTATAATTTTATTTTCAGGAGGATTAGTAAGTGAAAAATCAATTCCTATATTAAAAATCCTATCAGGCCTTTCCTTAATTTCAAGTTTTTTAATACGCGACTTTATCCTTTTTAATGAACTATCCACCTTTTTCTTTTTCTCACTAACTTTGCCCTTGTGAAGTCTTGCCTCTGAATTTCCCATTCTATTTGGCGCCTTCTTTATAGAT is from Clostridium fermenticellae and encodes:
- the pepF gene encoding oligoendopeptidase F, producing the protein MGQIKRREEIPKEYKWNIEKIYKDVEAWKEDFEKLKIEAPKLSEYTGKLSDGKVLLECLQKQEEVSRLLGKLMIFAHMKNDEDTANPDFQVLKDRIYEYSAEVESIEAFFIPEILSLKDGSIKKFIEDVKELNVYKFLLYKILKRKPHTLSAEQEKLIASVSDCLNAPEKIYNMLLNADMTFPNIKDENGKDVELTDVNYLEFIKSKDRRVREEAFKALFNTYKKYKNTLSASLTSNIKNFVFMSKTRKYENSMECSLKPNDIPIDVYNNTVDAVNNNLKSLHRYIRIKKKLLGLREMHMYDLYVSIIDIAKDHIEFNDAVKIVKRALTPLGKEYIDIFSEGINEGWIDIYPNKNKIGGAYSTGDYDTMPYVLLNYNYSLTDVSTLAHEMGHSIHSYYSRKNQPYIYSNYSLFCAEVASTTNESLLMRYLINNENDKNKKLYLINQELEQIRTTVFRQVMFAEFEKITHEKVESGIPLTGDDLCSIWRKLNEKYFGEDMIVDKEIDMEWSRIPHFYWDFYVYQYATGYAAAHSFANAILKDGEKAVEAYKGFLKSGSSDYPINVLRKAGVDMTTPKPLEDTIKRFDELLDMLETYMND
- the abc-f gene encoding ribosomal protection-like ABC-F family protein, whose protein sequence is MLILEAVNLKKYYGDRLIISVNDFKIQTGDKVGVIGDNGAGKTTFLNILSGDIDIDMGIVKRYSSIAYIKQFLDKNINGSGKLFKEFEVHNKFNSQNISGGECAKLNIADELSKDSELLLTDEPTSNLDYKSICILKEKFMKIGTLVLISHDRDFMDSICNKIVEINNGKLSLYYGNYSSYKKQKVLELKKQREEYEKYIEEKTRLHKAMMGVHSKSKSIKKAPNRMGNSEARLHKGKVSEKKKKVDSSLKRIKSRIKKLEIKERPDRIFNIGIDFSLTNPPENKIIMSGSDLSFEYGNKQIFCNAKFKICNGLKTAIVGCNGSGKTTLLNLIDKKDKHIHIVPKATIGYFHQDLSILNFDKTVFQNVMKNSVQDESEVRRTLAKLLICGDKIYNKVSTLSGGERVRVSFAKLFVSDANVLLFDEPTNYLDVKSIEVFENFLKDYKGTVIYVSHDKAFINATADRLLIIQNKKITEFEGNLKEFEEIKKVPQKQKDTGIEKSILQMKLTYIVTQMSLKNCNKDELEKEYEDIVRRLRKL